One Lepus europaeus isolate LE1 chromosome 7, mLepTim1.pri, whole genome shotgun sequence DNA segment encodes these proteins:
- the ROM1 gene encoding rod outer segment membrane protein 1: protein MAPVLPLVLPLQPRIRLAQGLWLFSWLLALAGGLTLLCSGYLLIQLWHLGTFLAPSCPFSALPQTALAAGAVALGTGLGGAGASRASLDAARYPPWRGVLGPLLVAGTAVGGGLLVFALGLALGLPGSLDEGLEEGLGTALAHYKDTEVPGHCHAKRLVDELQLRHQCCGRHGYKDWFGVQWVSSRYLDPSDQDVVDRIQSNVEGLYLIDGVPFSCCNPHSPRPCLQSRLSDPYAHPLFDPRQPNLNLWAQGCHGVLLGHLQGLASTLGSMLAVTFLLQVLVLLGLRYLQTALEGLGGVIDGEGETQGYLFPGGLKDMLKTAWLQGGVAPRPAPQEAPPEEALPKEGPPEA, encoded by the exons ATGGCGCCGGTGCTGCCCCTGGTGCTGCCCCTCCAGCCCCGCATCCGTCTGGCGCAGGGGCTCTGGCTCTTTTCCTGGCTGCTGGCGCTGGCCGGTGGCCTCACCCTCCTCTGTAGCGGGTACCTCCTGATCCAGCTGTGGCACCTTGGCAccttcctggctccctcctgcccattcTCTGCCCTGCCCCAGACTGCCCTGGCGGCGGGCGCGGTGGCTCTGGGCACAGGACTGGGGGGTGCAGGAGCCAGCCGGGCAAGTCTGGATGCAGCTCGATACCCACCCTGGCGGGGGGTCCTGGGCCCGCTGCTGGTGGCTGGCACTGCTGTGGGCGGGGGGCTCCTAGTCTTCGCCCTGGGACTAGCCCTGGGTTTGCCTGGGAGTCTGGatgaggggctggaggagggcctGGGGACCGCCTTGGCTCACTACAAGGATACAGAGGTGCCTGGGCACTGTCATGCCAAACGGCTGGTGGATGAGCTGCAGCTAAGGCACCAGTGCTGTGGGCGCCATGGGTACAAGGATTGGTTTGGGGTCCAGTGGGTCAGCAGCCGTTACCTGGACCCCAGTGACCAGGACGTGGTTGA CCGGATCCAGAGCAACGTGGAAGGCCTCTACCTGATTGACGGCGTCCCTTTCTCCTGCTGCAACCCCCACTCACCTCGGCCTTGCCTGCAAAGCCGGCTCTCAGACCCCTATGCCCACCCCCTCTTCGATCCTCGACAACCCAACCTAAACCTCTGGGCCCAAGGGTGCCACGGGGTGCTGTTGGGGCACCTGCAGGGTTTGGCAAGCACACTAGGCAGTATGCtggctgtcaccttcctgctccAG GTTTTGGTGCTCCTGGGCCTGCGGTACCTGCAGACAGCGCTGGAGGGGCTTGGAGGGGTCATCGATGGGGAAGGAGAGACGCAGGGCTATCTCTTTCCTGGTGGGCTGAAAGACATGCTGAAAACAGCCTGGCTTCAGGGAGGGGTCGCCCCCAGGCCAGCACCCCAGGAGGCCCCACCAGAAGAGGCATTGCCCAAGGAGGGTCCACCTGAGGCCTAG
- the EML3 gene encoding echinoderm microtubule-associated protein-like 3 isoform X1, translating into MDGAAGPGEGPAQEGLQSLSRRLRVQEEEMELVKAALAEALRLLRLQGAPSSLQGSGAPAPARASSPAAPPGLPPTCSPSLVSRGTQTDMEVEMEPSPGPPGLSNGPPVPQGGSEEPSWTQSEGGGSSSSGAGSPGPPGILRPVQPPPRADTPRRNSSSSSSPSERPRQKLSRKAASSANLLLRSGSTESRGGKDPLSSPGGPGSRRSNYNLEGISVKMFLRGRPITMYIPSGIRSLEELPSGPPPETLSLDWVYGYRGRDSRSNLFVLRSGEVVYFIACVVVLYRPGGGPGGPGGGGQRHYRGHTDCVRCLAVHPDGIRVASGQTAGVDKDGKPLQPVVHVWDSETLLKLQEIGLGAFERGVGALAFSAADQGAFLCVVDDSNEHMLSVWDCSRGLKLAEIKSTNDSVLAVGFSPRDSSCIVTSGKSHVHFWNWSGAAGVPANGTLARKQGVFGKYKKPKFISCFVFLPDGDILTGDSEGNILTWGRSLSDSKTPGRGGAKETYGIVAQAHAHEGSIFALCLLRDGTVLSGGGRDRRLVQWGPGLVALQEAEIPEHFGAVRAIAEGLGSELLVGTTKNALLRGDLTQGFSPVIQGHTDELWGLCTHPSQNRFLTCGHDRQLCLWDGEGHALAWSIDLKETGLCADFHPSGAVVAVGLNTGRWLVLDTETREIVSDVTDGNEQLSVVRYSPDGLYLAVGSHDNMIYIYSVSSDGAKSSRFGRCVGHSSFITHLDWSKDGNFIMSNSGDYEILYWDVAGGCKLLRNRYESRDREWATYTCVLGFHVYGVWPDGSDGTDINSLCRSHDERVVAVADDFCKVHLFQYPCARAKAPSRVYGGHGSHVTSVRFTHDDSYLVSLGGKDASIFQWRVLGAGGAGPAAATPSRTPSLSPASSLDV; encoded by the exons ATGGACGGGGCCGCGGGGCCCG GTGAGGGCCCTGCTCAGGAGGGCCTGCAGTCCTTGAGCCGGAGGCTTCGGGTgcaggaggaggagatggagttGGTAAAGGCAGCGCTGGCAGAAGCCCTTCGCCTGCTGCGGCTGCAGggggcccccagctccctgcagggctCTGGTGCACCAGCTCCTGCAAGGGCCAG cagccctgcagcGCCCCCAGGACTGCCGCCCACATGCAGCCCGTCCTTGGTGAGCCGGGGCACCCAGACGGACATGGAGGTGGAGATGGAGCCGTCCCCTGGACCCCCTGGCCTGAGCAACGGGCCCCCAGTCCCTCAGGGAGGCAGCGAGGAGCCTAGTTGGACCCAGTctgagggagggggcagcagcagcagtggtgcTGGCTCCCCTGGCCCCCCCGGGATCCTCAGGCCTGTGCAGCCCCCACCACGCGCTGACAC GCCCCGGAGAAACTCTTCCTCGTCTTCCTCCCCCTCCGAGCGGCCTCGGCAGAAACTGTCCAGGAAGGCGGCTTCCTCGGCTAACCTGTTACTGCGGTCAGGGAGCACGGAGAG CCGTGGTGGGAAAGACCCCTTGTCCAGCCCCGGGGGTCCTGGATCCCGGAGGAGCAATTACAATTTGG AAGGCATCTCAGTGAAGATGTTCCTTCGTGGCCGGCCCATTACCATGTACATCCCGTCTGGCATCCGCAGCCTTGAGGAGCTGCCCAGCGGCCCACCCCCGGAGACCCTTAGCCTTGACTGGGT GTATGGGTATAGGGGTCGGGACTCGCGCTCTAACCTGTTTGTGCTGCGCTCCGGGGAGGTGGTCTACTTTATCGCCTGTGTGGTGGTGCTGTACCGGCCCGGGGGAGGCCCAGGGGGTCCTGGAGGTGGTGGCCAGAGACATTACCGGGGACACACGGACTGCGTTCGATG CCTTGCCGTTCACCCTGATGGCATTCGTGTAGCCTCGGGACAGACAGCTGGAGTGGATAAGGATGGGAAG cccctgcagcccgTGGTTCACGTCTGGGACTCAGAGACGCTGCTGAAGCTGCAGGAGATTGGACTGGGGGCCTTCGAGAGGGGTGTGGGGGCCCTGGCCTTTTCCGCTGCG GATCAGGGTGCTTTTCTTTGTGTCGTGGATGATTCCAACGAGCACATGCTGTCGGTGTGGGACTGCAGCCGAGGACTGAAACTGGCTGAGAtcaag AGCACAAATGACTCAGTCCTGGCGGTTGGCTTCAGCCCTCGTGACAGCAGCTGCATTGTAACCAGTGGGAAATCTCATGTCCACTTCTGGAACTGGAGTGGTGCAGCAGGGGTTCCTGCGAACGGGACCCTCGCCCGGAAACAGGGTGTCTTTGGG aaatacaagaaacccAAGTTTATCTCTTGCTTTGTGTTCCTCCCGGATGGAGACATTCTCACTGGGGACTCAGAAGGGAACATTCTCACCTGGGGGCGGAGCCTCTCAGATTCCAAGaccccaggcaggggaggggccaaAG AGACCTACGGGATCGTGGCCCAGGCTCATGCTCACGAAGGCTCCATCTTTGCCCTGTGTCTGCTGCGAGATGGGACGGTGCTGAGTGGTGGTGGACGGGACCGCCGGCTGGTGCAGTGGGGGCCCGGGTTGGTGGCCCTCCAGGAGGCCGAG ATCCCAGAACACTTTGGGGCCGTGCGGGCCATTGCTGAAGGTCTGGGCTCTGAGCTGCTCGTGGGAACCACGAAGAATGCATTGCTGAGGGGAGATCTGACCCAGGGCTTCTCCCCTGTCATACAG GGCCACACCGATGAGCTCTGGGGGCTCTGCACACATCCCTCCCAGAACCGCTTCCTCACCTGTGGCCATGACCGGCAGCTCTGCCTGTGGGACGGGGAGGGCCATGCGCTGGCCTGGAGCATCGACCTCAAG GAGACTGGACTCTGTGCTGACTTCCACCCGAGTGGGGCAGTTGTGGCCGTAGGACTGAACACGGGCAG GTGGTTGGTTTTGGACACAGAGACCAGAGAGATTGTTTCTGACGTCACTGATGGCAACGAGCAACTCTCGGTGGTCCGGTACAGCCCAG ATGGGTTGTACCTGGCCGTGGGTTCCCATGACAACATGATCTACATCTATAGTGTTTCCAGTGATGGTGCCAAGTCTAGCCGCTTTGGCCGCTGTGTG GGTCACTCCAGCTTTATCACCCACCTTGACTGGTCCAAGGATGGGAACTTCATCATGTCCAATTCCGGAGACTATGAGATTCTTTATT GGGACGTGGCTGGAGGCTGCAAGCTGCTGCGGAATCGCTATGAGAGCCGAGACAGGGAATGGGCCACCTACACTTGCGTGCTGGGCTTCCACGTGTACG GCGTGTGGCCGGACGGCTCCGACGGGACCGACATCAACTCGCTGTGCCGCTCCCACGACGAGCGCGTGGTGGCTGTGGCCGACGACTTCTGCAAAGTGCACCTCTTCCAGTACCCGTGCGCGCGCGCCAAG gcGCCGAGCCGCGTGTACGGGGGCCACGGCAGCCACGTGACCAGCGTCCGGTTCACGCACGACGACTCGTACCTCGTCTCACTAGGCGGCAAGGACGCCAGCATCTTCCAGTGGCGCGTGCTGGGCGCTGGGGGCGCGGGGCCGGCGGCCGCCACGCCCTCCCGGACCCCGTCCCTGTCCCCCGCCTCCTCTCTGGACGTCTGA
- the EML3 gene encoding echinoderm microtubule-associated protein-like 3 isoform X2, translating to MDGAAGPGEGPAQEGLQSLSRRLRVQEEEMELVKAALAEALRLLRLQGAPSSLQGSGAPAPARASPAAPPGLPPTCSPSLVSRGTQTDMEVEMEPSPGPPGLSNGPPVPQGGSEEPSWTQSEGGGSSSSGAGSPGPPGILRPVQPPPRADTPRRNSSSSSSPSERPRQKLSRKAASSANLLLRSGSTESRGGKDPLSSPGGPGSRRSNYNLEGISVKMFLRGRPITMYIPSGIRSLEELPSGPPPETLSLDWVYGYRGRDSRSNLFVLRSGEVVYFIACVVVLYRPGGGPGGPGGGGQRHYRGHTDCVRCLAVHPDGIRVASGQTAGVDKDGKPLQPVVHVWDSETLLKLQEIGLGAFERGVGALAFSAADQGAFLCVVDDSNEHMLSVWDCSRGLKLAEIKSTNDSVLAVGFSPRDSSCIVTSGKSHVHFWNWSGAAGVPANGTLARKQGVFGKYKKPKFISCFVFLPDGDILTGDSEGNILTWGRSLSDSKTPGRGGAKETYGIVAQAHAHEGSIFALCLLRDGTVLSGGGRDRRLVQWGPGLVALQEAEIPEHFGAVRAIAEGLGSELLVGTTKNALLRGDLTQGFSPVIQGHTDELWGLCTHPSQNRFLTCGHDRQLCLWDGEGHALAWSIDLKETGLCADFHPSGAVVAVGLNTGRWLVLDTETREIVSDVTDGNEQLSVVRYSPDGLYLAVGSHDNMIYIYSVSSDGAKSSRFGRCVGHSSFITHLDWSKDGNFIMSNSGDYEILYWDVAGGCKLLRNRYESRDREWATYTCVLGFHVYGVWPDGSDGTDINSLCRSHDERVVAVADDFCKVHLFQYPCARAKAPSRVYGGHGSHVTSVRFTHDDSYLVSLGGKDASIFQWRVLGAGGAGPAAATPSRTPSLSPASSLDV from the exons ATGGACGGGGCCGCGGGGCCCG GTGAGGGCCCTGCTCAGGAGGGCCTGCAGTCCTTGAGCCGGAGGCTTCGGGTgcaggaggaggagatggagttGGTAAAGGCAGCGCTGGCAGAAGCCCTTCGCCTGCTGCGGCTGCAGggggcccccagctccctgcagggctCTGGTGCACCAGCTCCTGCAAGGGCCAG ccctgcagcGCCCCCAGGACTGCCGCCCACATGCAGCCCGTCCTTGGTGAGCCGGGGCACCCAGACGGACATGGAGGTGGAGATGGAGCCGTCCCCTGGACCCCCTGGCCTGAGCAACGGGCCCCCAGTCCCTCAGGGAGGCAGCGAGGAGCCTAGTTGGACCCAGTctgagggagggggcagcagcagcagtggtgcTGGCTCCCCTGGCCCCCCCGGGATCCTCAGGCCTGTGCAGCCCCCACCACGCGCTGACAC GCCCCGGAGAAACTCTTCCTCGTCTTCCTCCCCCTCCGAGCGGCCTCGGCAGAAACTGTCCAGGAAGGCGGCTTCCTCGGCTAACCTGTTACTGCGGTCAGGGAGCACGGAGAG CCGTGGTGGGAAAGACCCCTTGTCCAGCCCCGGGGGTCCTGGATCCCGGAGGAGCAATTACAATTTGG AAGGCATCTCAGTGAAGATGTTCCTTCGTGGCCGGCCCATTACCATGTACATCCCGTCTGGCATCCGCAGCCTTGAGGAGCTGCCCAGCGGCCCACCCCCGGAGACCCTTAGCCTTGACTGGGT GTATGGGTATAGGGGTCGGGACTCGCGCTCTAACCTGTTTGTGCTGCGCTCCGGGGAGGTGGTCTACTTTATCGCCTGTGTGGTGGTGCTGTACCGGCCCGGGGGAGGCCCAGGGGGTCCTGGAGGTGGTGGCCAGAGACATTACCGGGGACACACGGACTGCGTTCGATG CCTTGCCGTTCACCCTGATGGCATTCGTGTAGCCTCGGGACAGACAGCTGGAGTGGATAAGGATGGGAAG cccctgcagcccgTGGTTCACGTCTGGGACTCAGAGACGCTGCTGAAGCTGCAGGAGATTGGACTGGGGGCCTTCGAGAGGGGTGTGGGGGCCCTGGCCTTTTCCGCTGCG GATCAGGGTGCTTTTCTTTGTGTCGTGGATGATTCCAACGAGCACATGCTGTCGGTGTGGGACTGCAGCCGAGGACTGAAACTGGCTGAGAtcaag AGCACAAATGACTCAGTCCTGGCGGTTGGCTTCAGCCCTCGTGACAGCAGCTGCATTGTAACCAGTGGGAAATCTCATGTCCACTTCTGGAACTGGAGTGGTGCAGCAGGGGTTCCTGCGAACGGGACCCTCGCCCGGAAACAGGGTGTCTTTGGG aaatacaagaaacccAAGTTTATCTCTTGCTTTGTGTTCCTCCCGGATGGAGACATTCTCACTGGGGACTCAGAAGGGAACATTCTCACCTGGGGGCGGAGCCTCTCAGATTCCAAGaccccaggcaggggaggggccaaAG AGACCTACGGGATCGTGGCCCAGGCTCATGCTCACGAAGGCTCCATCTTTGCCCTGTGTCTGCTGCGAGATGGGACGGTGCTGAGTGGTGGTGGACGGGACCGCCGGCTGGTGCAGTGGGGGCCCGGGTTGGTGGCCCTCCAGGAGGCCGAG ATCCCAGAACACTTTGGGGCCGTGCGGGCCATTGCTGAAGGTCTGGGCTCTGAGCTGCTCGTGGGAACCACGAAGAATGCATTGCTGAGGGGAGATCTGACCCAGGGCTTCTCCCCTGTCATACAG GGCCACACCGATGAGCTCTGGGGGCTCTGCACACATCCCTCCCAGAACCGCTTCCTCACCTGTGGCCATGACCGGCAGCTCTGCCTGTGGGACGGGGAGGGCCATGCGCTGGCCTGGAGCATCGACCTCAAG GAGACTGGACTCTGTGCTGACTTCCACCCGAGTGGGGCAGTTGTGGCCGTAGGACTGAACACGGGCAG GTGGTTGGTTTTGGACACAGAGACCAGAGAGATTGTTTCTGACGTCACTGATGGCAACGAGCAACTCTCGGTGGTCCGGTACAGCCCAG ATGGGTTGTACCTGGCCGTGGGTTCCCATGACAACATGATCTACATCTATAGTGTTTCCAGTGATGGTGCCAAGTCTAGCCGCTTTGGCCGCTGTGTG GGTCACTCCAGCTTTATCACCCACCTTGACTGGTCCAAGGATGGGAACTTCATCATGTCCAATTCCGGAGACTATGAGATTCTTTATT GGGACGTGGCTGGAGGCTGCAAGCTGCTGCGGAATCGCTATGAGAGCCGAGACAGGGAATGGGCCACCTACACTTGCGTGCTGGGCTTCCACGTGTACG GCGTGTGGCCGGACGGCTCCGACGGGACCGACATCAACTCGCTGTGCCGCTCCCACGACGAGCGCGTGGTGGCTGTGGCCGACGACTTCTGCAAAGTGCACCTCTTCCAGTACCCGTGCGCGCGCGCCAAG gcGCCGAGCCGCGTGTACGGGGGCCACGGCAGCCACGTGACCAGCGTCCGGTTCACGCACGACGACTCGTACCTCGTCTCACTAGGCGGCAAGGACGCCAGCATCTTCCAGTGGCGCGTGCTGGGCGCTGGGGGCGCGGGGCCGGCGGCCGCCACGCCCTCCCGGACCCCGTCCCTGTCCCCCGCCTCCTCTCTGGACGTCTGA